From Verrucomicrobia bacterium S94, the proteins below share one genomic window:
- a CDS encoding DUF2293 domain-containing protein: protein MKDPENETLLVTSSPSPFHRFVWDKEGRRLDIPENWACLKPGDAAVTKTLKGLGPTWTATRKKGRKVFSDGVWAPAENIAEARRLVAEKRAASSYAKKRESDLKRRERKQAEYEVMFYEALLNWLDFHPRYQAEAEKMAKLICAHAVPVGSGTVARTKRIPIEDRASAAVIAWMRHATTAYDNMHIPLVKGRRREVRRELAQQSKRILSAYRQGRDIDRGLCPLARALT, encoded by the coding sequence ATGAAGGACCCTGAAAATGAAACTCTTCTGGTTACCTCCTCTCCGAGTCCGTTTCACCGTTTTGTGTGGGATAAAGAGGGGAGGAGGCTGGATATTCCAGAAAACTGGGCGTGTCTGAAACCGGGGGATGCGGCCGTTACCAAAACCCTGAAAGGTCTCGGCCCGACCTGGACGGCCACGCGTAAAAAGGGTCGGAAGGTTTTTTCCGACGGGGTCTGGGCTCCTGCGGAAAACATTGCGGAGGCCAGGCGTCTTGTTGCTGAAAAACGCGCGGCATCCAGCTACGCCAAAAAACGCGAATCCGATCTGAAACGCCGGGAAAGAAAGCAGGCCGAATATGAGGTCATGTTTTATGAAGCGTTGCTGAACTGGCTGGATTTCCATCCGCGCTATCAGGCCGAAGCCGAAAAAATGGCCAAACTGATCTGTGCGCACGCTGTGCCGGTCGGCAGTGGAACCGTGGCCCGCACCAAACGCATTCCGATTGAAGACCGTGCGTCGGCCGCCGTCATCGCCTGGATGCGTCACGCCACCACCGCCTACGACAACATGCACATTCCGCTGGTTAAAGGCCGACGCCGCGAAGTCCGCCGCGAGCTGGCCCAGCAATCCAAAAGGATTCTTTCGGCTTATCGGCAGGGACGGGATATTGACCGCGGTCTATGCCCCTTGGCCCGGGCGCTAACGTAA
- a CDS encoding AhpC/TSA family protein — MSTEQTEASLKARLESRKNAFGAKAPEDVKKIYAEGIQAVIDSGILQHAKQVGDVAPDFELMNASGEKVRLSDALKEGPVVLMWYRGGWCPYCNLTLHAMQKELPNFKAAGATLFALTPEVPDKSMSTAEKNELEFQVLSDIDNNVAREYGVVFKLTDEVAAIYEEKFGLSDYNGNESAELPLAATYVINQDGKITYAFLDADYRNRAEPAEITAALKK; from the coding sequence ATGAGCACAGAACAGACAGAAGCCAGTCTTAAAGCCCGGTTGGAGAGCCGGAAAAACGCGTTCGGTGCAAAAGCTCCGGAGGATGTGAAGAAGATCTATGCCGAGGGAATTCAGGCCGTCATTGACAGCGGGATTCTGCAGCATGCAAAACAGGTTGGAGATGTTGCCCCCGATTTTGAGCTGATGAATGCGTCGGGCGAAAAGGTCAGACTGAGTGATGCGCTGAAAGAGGGGCCGGTAGTGCTGATGTGGTATCGCGGGGGATGGTGTCCGTACTGCAATCTGACCCTGCATGCCATGCAGAAAGAGCTGCCGAATTTCAAAGCCGCCGGTGCGACGCTGTTTGCGCTGACGCCGGAAGTGCCGGATAAATCCATGAGTACGGCGGAGAAAAATGAACTGGAATTTCAGGTGCTGAGTGATATTGATAACAACGTTGCGCGTGAATACGGTGTTGTCTTTAAGCTTACGGATGAAGTGGCGGCGATCTATGAGGAAAAGTTCGGGCTTTCGGATTACAATGGAAATGAATCTGCCGAGCTGCCGCTGGCGGCGACGTATGTGATCAATCAGGATGGAAAAATTACGTATGCCTTCCTCGATGCGGATTACCGCAACCGGGCTGAACCTGCTGAAATTACTGCGGCACTGAAAAAATGA
- a CDS encoding type II toxin-antitoxin system HicA family toxin yields MGKKEKVRARFETIPADFTRKELCSLLSGFGYVMIKGKGSRRKFYKESTGDLISLHEPHPGSIVKKYALQDVRAHLRENGELK; encoded by the coding sequence ATGGGCAAGAAGGAAAAAGTAAGAGCGCGGTTTGAGACGATTCCGGCGGATTTTACCAGGAAAGAACTCTGTTCGCTACTGAGTGGTTTCGGATACGTAATGATTAAAGGAAAAGGTTCCCGAAGAAAGTTTTACAAGGAAAGCACGGGGGATCTGATCAGTTTGCATGAACCGCACCCTGGATCGATCGTCAAAAAATATGCCCTTCAAGACGTTAGGGCGCATCTGCGGGAGAATGGAGAATTGAAATGA
- a CDS encoding DUF3800 domain-containing protein, whose product MKMVVYCDESRHDGHGANPYMAIGGLWLPREDKPVLSKAFRRVCEECGFGSEIKWHKVSRLKLDAYKRLVDFFFDHQQLCFRVILVEQDKVDYARFHGSDRELGFYKFYYEMLNQWLTQGNEYLLLLDFKKNKGADRFTELRRVLENKIRGRAWISDLTVIDSHQSRLMQLADLLTGACAAAWCDNLPPDSAKRDLIRYIGEKRGRAVTVQSISCSVDQKFNVFNIHFRTPRER is encoded by the coding sequence ATGAAGATGGTTGTTTATTGTGACGAGAGCCGTCACGACGGCCATGGCGCCAATCCTTATATGGCCATTGGCGGGCTCTGGCTCCCTCGTGAGGACAAACCGGTTTTGTCCAAAGCTTTCCGGCGCGTGTGTGAGGAATGCGGTTTTGGATCGGAAATCAAGTGGCATAAGGTGAGCCGCTTAAAACTGGACGCATACAAGCGGCTGGTTGACTTTTTTTTCGACCACCAGCAGCTTTGCTTTCGCGTAATTCTCGTAGAGCAGGACAAGGTGGACTATGCCCGCTTCCACGGCAGTGACCGCGAGCTGGGGTTCTATAAGTTTTATTATGAAATGCTGAACCAGTGGCTGACGCAGGGCAATGAATACCTGCTGCTGCTTGATTTTAAGAAGAACAAAGGGGCCGACCGCTTTACCGAACTGCGACGCGTGTTGGAAAATAAGATTCGGGGCCGAGCCTGGATTTCAGATCTGACGGTGATCGATTCGCATCAAAGCCGCCTGATGCAGTTGGCGGATCTGCTGACCGGAGCCTGCGCGGCAGCCTGGTGCGACAACCTTCCCCCGGACTCCGCAAAACGTGACCTGATCCGCTATATTGGCGAAAAGCGGGGACGGGCCGTGACGGTTCAGTCGATCTCGTGTTCTGTTGACCAGAAGTTTAATGTCTTCAACATCCATTTTAGAACCCCAAGGGAGAGATAG
- a CDS encoding restriction endonuclease subunit R, translating into MASRKRGSKKVKARFDQRLVLFNWMLRLFEVADFHRFAQELNDSRFEGVDAEGRSHFYYNLRSLVGRIALSNEQLETYDANIVRHWKRISEKRNREAGQPLYPKYFQYLSLLFTEIYLDRWFTDKEQLLAELNEFLETFNARPELLDAPAIEPFTLEEMNKLAFWCATGSGKTLLLHVNLLQYQHYLKKHRKQKKLNRVILLTPNEGLSRQHLREFSLSNIQAEMFTGESRGLFAGHNIEIIDIHKLKEKKGEKTFAIESFEGNNLVFVDEGHRGMSGAEEGLWLQQRNKLCAEGFSFEYSATFGQALKGNEALQQQYARCTLFDYSYKWFYTDGYGKQYRIYNLPNNEEGELKDHYLAAALLSFFQQLKLYQDKEAEFAPYLLAKPLWVFVGNSVNAVRTEKKKPVSDVLDVLLFLSRFIGNREQMQDLLGRLVSGNDALTDAQGHSLFNHTFGYLIKKKYAPAILYDEILKTLFNADAVAALHVSELKNADGEIAVSIGADNDPFAVINIGDTAKFRKLCEDYAGDLLVVEEREFADSLFQSINDKNSSVNLLIGSRKFTEGWNSWRVSSMGLMNMGKTEGAQVIQLFGRGVRLKGKDYCLKRTTALLGIAAPAHIDQVETLQIFGVKADYMAQFKAYLEEEGLPTADDREEIILPVTNLLGTQKLKTIKLQDGVDFKRQAEKPVLRPPLPDERIPKVNVDKYPQLQVLQARDMRQGEAVVKHEGKLTVQHIAFMDLDSIYFELQQLKNERAWFNLAIERTQVEQLLKNNDWYTLYIPPEQLDISKAGSFRQVRLWQEIAVSLLKKYAERFYTYKKSEWEKDKLEYRILTPDDPNFIEEYKLAIDKSCTEIIERINGLKEDMAQGVFKPLEFQGFKAIQFDRHLYKPLLHVNSSHVEIKPVALNQGEQQFVVDVQTYCKEHPEFFEDGRELYMLRNMSRGHGIGFFEAGNFYPDFILWILEGKTQRINFIDPKGLRNLQGTQDPKIAFYRTIKNLETRLGDPNVILNSFIISNTPYEQVSWWGDSMTLEEFNTHHVFFMENQPDYFHRILAKTQ; encoded by the coding sequence ATGGCCTCACGTAAACGAGGATCCAAAAAAGTAAAAGCCCGTTTCGACCAGCGTCTGGTGCTGTTCAACTGGATGTTGAGACTTTTTGAAGTGGCGGATTTCCACAGATTCGCCCAAGAGCTGAACGATTCGCGGTTTGAAGGGGTTGATGCTGAGGGGCGCAGCCATTTCTATTACAATCTGCGCAGTCTGGTTGGCCGCATCGCCCTGTCCAACGAGCAGCTCGAAACCTACGACGCCAATATTGTGCGCCACTGGAAGCGCATCAGCGAAAAGCGCAACCGGGAGGCCGGTCAGCCGCTCTATCCGAAATATTTCCAGTATCTTTCCCTGCTTTTTACCGAAATCTACCTCGATCGCTGGTTCACCGACAAAGAACAGCTGCTCGCCGAGCTGAACGAATTTCTGGAAACGTTCAACGCCCGGCCCGAACTGCTCGACGCGCCCGCCATCGAACCGTTCACGCTGGAGGAAATGAACAAGCTGGCCTTCTGGTGCGCCACCGGCAGCGGCAAAACCCTGCTGCTGCACGTCAACCTGCTCCAGTACCAGCACTACCTCAAAAAACACAGGAAGCAGAAAAAGCTCAACCGCGTCATTCTGCTTACGCCCAACGAAGGGCTGTCCCGTCAGCATTTGCGTGAATTTTCACTCTCCAACATTCAGGCCGAAATGTTCACCGGCGAAAGTCGCGGCCTGTTTGCCGGCCACAACATCGAGATCATCGACATCCATAAGCTGAAGGAAAAGAAAGGCGAAAAAACCTTCGCGATTGAATCGTTCGAAGGGAATAATCTCGTATTTGTCGACGAAGGGCACCGCGGCATGTCCGGTGCGGAAGAAGGGCTCTGGCTTCAACAGCGCAACAAGCTGTGCGCCGAAGGATTTTCCTTTGAGTATTCCGCCACGTTCGGTCAGGCGCTTAAAGGCAATGAGGCGCTTCAGCAGCAATATGCCCGCTGCACGCTGTTCGACTATTCCTACAAGTGGTTTTATACCGACGGTTATGGCAAGCAGTACCGCATCTACAATCTACCGAACAACGAAGAGGGGGAGCTCAAGGATCACTATCTGGCCGCCGCTCTGCTTTCCTTTTTTCAGCAACTCAAACTCTATCAGGATAAAGAGGCTGAGTTTGCTCCTTACCTGCTCGCCAAGCCGCTGTGGGTCTTTGTTGGTAACAGCGTCAACGCCGTGCGTACCGAAAAGAAAAAGCCCGTTTCCGACGTGCTCGACGTGCTTTTGTTCCTTTCCCGCTTTATTGGCAATCGCGAGCAGATGCAGGATCTGCTGGGCCGGTTGGTTTCCGGAAATGATGCTTTGACCGATGCGCAGGGGCATTCTTTGTTTAACCATACGTTCGGCTATCTCATTAAAAAGAAATATGCGCCTGCTATCCTGTACGATGAGATTCTCAAGACCCTGTTCAATGCGGACGCCGTCGCCGCCTTGCATGTCAGCGAACTCAAAAATGCCGACGGCGAAATTGCCGTGAGTATCGGTGCCGATAACGACCCCTTTGCGGTGATCAATATCGGGGACACCGCAAAATTCCGCAAACTCTGCGAGGATTATGCGGGCGATCTTCTGGTTGTAGAAGAGCGCGAATTTGCTGATTCCCTGTTCCAGTCCATTAACGACAAAAACAGCTCGGTTAATCTGCTGATTGGATCGCGAAAATTCACCGAAGGGTGGAACTCATGGCGGGTTTCTTCGATGGGTTTGATGAATATGGGAAAAACCGAGGGAGCCCAGGTGATCCAGCTCTTCGGCCGCGGTGTCCGCTTAAAAGGGAAAGACTACTGCCTTAAGCGTACCACTGCGCTGCTGGGCATTGCCGCGCCGGCTCATATCGATCAAGTGGAGACACTGCAGATTTTTGGTGTCAAAGCTGACTATATGGCCCAGTTTAAAGCCTACCTCGAAGAGGAGGGGCTGCCTACCGCCGACGACCGAGAGGAAATTATTCTTCCCGTTACCAATCTGCTCGGCACCCAAAAGCTCAAAACCATCAAATTGCAGGACGGTGTTGATTTTAAACGGCAGGCCGAAAAGCCTGTTTTGCGTCCGCCGTTGCCCGACGAGCGCATTCCCAAAGTGAACGTTGATAAATATCCCCAGCTTCAAGTTCTTCAAGCCAGAGACATGCGACAAGGCGAAGCGGTTGTAAAGCACGAAGGAAAACTGACCGTTCAGCACATCGCGTTCATGGACCTGGATTCCATTTATTTTGAACTCCAGCAATTGAAGAATGAAAGGGCTTGGTTCAACCTGGCTATTGAACGAACTCAGGTTGAACAACTGCTGAAAAATAATGATTGGTACACGCTCTATATCCCGCCGGAACAGCTCGATATTTCCAAAGCCGGTTCCTTCCGGCAGGTGCGCCTTTGGCAGGAGATTGCCGTTTCCCTGCTCAAAAAATACGCGGAACGGTTCTATACCTATAAAAAATCCGAATGGGAAAAAGATAAACTCGAATACCGCATTTTGACCCCCGACGATCCCAATTTCATTGAGGAGTACAAGCTCGCTATTGACAAATCCTGTACCGAAATCATCGAGCGCATTAACGGACTCAAAGAGGATATGGCGCAAGGTGTTTTCAAGCCGCTGGAATTTCAGGGTTTCAAAGCCATCCAGTTTGACCGCCACCTTTATAAGCCGCTTTTGCACGTCAATAGTTCTCATGTCGAAATCAAGCCGGTTGCCCTGAATCAGGGTGAACAACAGTTTGTTGTCGATGTGCAAACGTACTGCAAAGAACACCCCGAATTTTTTGAAGACGGGCGTGAGCTTTACATGCTTCGTAATATGTCGCGTGGTCACGGGATCGGCTTTTTCGAGGCCGGTAACTTCTATCCGGATTTTATTCTTTGGATTCTCGAAGGGAAAACCCAGCGCATCAATTTCATCGACCCCAAGGGCCTGCGCAATCTCCAAGGGACGCAAGATCCGAAAATCGCCTTTTACCGCACCATAAAAAACCTTGAAACCCGTCTCGGCGATCCGAATGTTATTCTGAACTCTTTTATTATATCCAACACCCCTTATGAACAGGTTTCCTGGTGGGGTGATTCGATGACACTCGAAGAATTCAACACCCACCACGTCTTCTTCATGGAAAATCAGCCCGATTATTTCCACCGGATACTCGCCAAAACCCAATAA
- a CDS encoding type II toxin-antitoxin system HicB family antitoxin has translation MKPLQYNSYVGSVDYSLEDRCLHGKILYINDLVTYEAETVPELEAAFRDSVDDYLETCAAIGKDPDKSFKGTFNVRMTPELHKAAAIEAVLQETTLNDFVSQAVAEKLAGREVHHHNEQHIHLETSVTEPLDFDAMRRGGGYRIEEDVREYEA, from the coding sequence ATGAAACCTCTTCAATACAATAGCTATGTCGGCTCGGTTGATTACAGCCTTGAGGACAGATGCCTGCATGGAAAAATTCTTTATATCAATGATTTAGTGACCTACGAGGCCGAGACCGTTCCTGAACTCGAAGCGGCCTTTAGGGATTCCGTCGATGACTATCTCGAAACCTGCGCTGCGATTGGTAAGGATCCCGACAAATCCTTTAAAGGCACGTTTAATGTCCGTATGACCCCGGAGCTTCATAAAGCTGCCGCGATCGAAGCGGTACTGCAGGAAACAACGCTGAACGACTTTGTATCTCAGGCGGTTGCCGAGAAACTGGCCGGGCGTGAGGTGCACCATCACAACGAGCAGCACATTCATCTGGAGACCAGCGTAACCGAACCGCTTGATTTTGATGCGATGCGGCGGGGCGGTGGATATCGGATTGAGGAGGACGTCCGTGAATACGAAGCCTGA